From one Lycorma delicatula isolate Av1 chromosome 2, ASM4794821v1, whole genome shotgun sequence genomic stretch:
- the La gene encoding la autoantigen-like: MADTQTEKDQVNGDADLKEKTEKEGETKVVENGDDTISDLESKIIQQIEYYFGDCNLPKDKFLQQQIKLDDGWVPLDVMLKFNRLAKLSTDESVISSSLKKSESGLMEVSEDGKKIRRCPTHALPEMNEARRQELMHRSLYVKGFPIEDTEVDTLLEYFGNHAKIDQVVIRKQHDKAAKKWLFKGSVFAVFPSKEEAEKFLKIENLKYGDTELIVKWQKDYIEDKRNQRLLAKLENQTKKRKQKEDVNENEGEEEEKDSLAKGAALYFSNCSKEVTREEIKSKIEEFGIAVAYLYFNKGDEEGWVRLQEADSAAEVIKNLKDGKLELKDSSIDVKALEGEEETKFLAKVKDDMTKRRNHHKHFGKKSRGGSGGGNWRKRRGSPHEYEKNKKTKTEKAD, translated from the exons gttgttgAGAATGGTGATGATACAATTTCTGATCTGGAATCCAAAATAATTCAGCAGATTGAG TATTATTTTGGTGACTGCAATCTTCCCAAAGACAAGTTTCTTCAGCAACAAATCAAATTAGATGATGGTTGGGTGCCACTTGACGTAATGCTTAAATTTAACAGATTAGCAAAATTATCAACAGATGAAAGTGTCATTTCATCTTCACTTAAAAAATCAGAATCAGGTTTAATGGAA GTCAGTGAAGATGGAAAAAAGATTCGCAGATGTCCAACTCATGCGTTACCTGAGATGAATGAGGCTAGAAGGCAAGAACTTATGCATCGTTCACTCTATGTCAAAGGATTTCCCATTGAAGATACTGAAGTCGATACACTTCTGGAGTATTTTGGAAATCATGCCAAGATTGATCAAGTtgtt ATACGTAAGCAACATGATAAGGCTGCAAAGAAGTGGCTGTTTAAAGGTTCTGTTTTTGCAGTATTTCCTTCTAAAGAAGAGGcagagaagtttttaaaaatagaaaatttaaaatatggagATACAGAACTTATTGTCAAATGgca aaaagattatattgaagacaaaagaaatcaAAGATTACTGGCAAAAttagaaaatcaaacaaaaaagagGAAGCAAAAG GAAGACGTTAATGAAAATGAAGGTGAAGAAGAGGAAAAGGATTCCCTAGCCAAAGGAGCTGCCCTTTACTTTTCAAACTGTTCAAAAGAAGTAACCAGAGAAGAAATCAAATCAAAGATTGAAGAATTTGGAATTGCAgttgcttatttatattttaataaaggcGATGAAGAAGGTTGGGTACGACTTCAAGAAGCTGATTCTGCTGCTGag gtcattaaaaatctaaaagatggaaaattagaattaaaagatTCAAGTATTGATGTTAAAGCTCTAGAAGGTGAAGAAGAAACCAAATTTTTAGCTAAAGTTAAAGATGATATGACCAAAAGAAGAAATCATCACAAACATTTTGGGAAGAAAAGCAGAGGTGGTA gtGGTGGAGGAAATTGGCGTAAAAGAAGAGGAAGTCCACATGAATATGAAAAGAATAAGAAGACTAAAACAGAAAAAGCAGATTga